A segment of the Branchiostoma floridae strain S238N-H82 chromosome 10, Bfl_VNyyK, whole genome shotgun sequence genome:
CCACCCAATGTTTGGGAGCCAActgaatgttgttgattttcctggttaaatatgtcatttcaagcttatgaaagtacattttcaacagtttcatgttaCTTTTGGGACAGATTGGttaaaattattttccatcccaacaagaaaatctcaggatggaaggatgggtcctgaAGACAGTCCTTATTAAGACATTAACTTGTACCTGAGTCCAGGTAGGTTTTGAAGAGTGGATCCTGGTCGTTTTCAAAGAAGCCCACGATGACAGCATCAGTCGTGACAAAGTTTTTCAGTGCCTTTAGATTCTTGTACTCTTCTGAACTGGGCCCTGATTGGTCGATCATGTGAGAGATGATACCTGGAACATGAAGATATGGATATCAATCATCCATTCATTATTCAAACTTGTGATTTGTTAAGATACATCTATCAGACTATCACTTTGAACTGGACAATTGTGCTCCAGAGTtgataaaccagatagtgagttgGTGTGTCTGAAATGATATTTTCAGTTCAAATATATGTTCGCCAATAGTGAAGGCTCCAATGAAACAggattcatttcatttcagtaACTATAGCTAATTGCAATGCAGAAGGAATTACATTCAAGGCCGGGCCTTACAACTTCTATGTAatttatatgatatacattgaTACAAAATGCACTCTGTATTTGAACACTTCAGTTCCTACCTCTCTCCTCTCTAGGCCCCTTGTAATCATATGCCTGCCCCTTCCTGAAGATTTTAAGGGTGGGGTATCCTGACACGTCAAACCGTTTCCCCAAATCAGTCTCTTGGGTTGCGTCCACCTTGCCAAGGAGGATGGGAGGGTCTTGGTCCTTCAGAAACTGGGCAGCTTTCTCAAACTCGGGTGCCAGCTTCTTACAGTGGCCACACCTGTAGTTGAGACATCAGGTACAGTTAAGACTTGCATGTCTTTTAATGCGTCACAAAGGATCTTATAGGTACATAAATAAAGCTATAGACTCAACAGGCATCCTTGACATATTTCATTCAGGAAAAAGGTATATAAACTATGATCATATCTTGTTGTCAGTCTGTAAGACTTGTCAAAATACCCCAACAATACCATCATCAGATACAAGTACAACAAATAAATTGATGCATGTTTAAGAAATAGTATGCccaacacaaaacaaatatcCCTATGCAATTACATGCAGTCTTTGTGTTTGACATGTACAACAAACACAATGTATTGTTGAACATTCTGTCCATAGCAGCATAACTACCAGAATTATAATTCAAGAAATCTCTTACAATTTGGTTTCTATTGTACTTACCATGGTGCATAGAACTCCACCAAAGTGATGGCATTTTCATTAACAAACTCATCAAAGTTCTCCTCTGTCAGAGTGACCACAGCTTCAGGTGGAGGTTCCCAGTTAGGGTCAGACTGTTCCTTCATGTAGTCTACAATACCTGGTGGGGTACAGTTGAttataagtacaatgtatcatgGTGTCACGGTTGAATAAATTTTATTTCACTGTCATTTTTCCTAAACAAAAAGTACCCGACCAAGAACTACAAGTTATTTAAGTCtatatacataattttttttggcGGTTTGGTAAATGACTTGATACCACATCACAGatcacaacaaaaaaaacaatgaccCTACTAAGTATACAGATACTGAACAGGGCTGAGTCCTATCACGTTCACCAAGTAAGTTGCTATATCCATTCAAAGTCTAGCTGTCATGAGGCAAGTGTTATGAGTAGGCATAGCCATGATGTTTCAAATAGCAatgataaaaacacaaaaattgccTCAAATTATAGAATAAATCTTTTAAAATCAATTCATAAAGGACAAATGATAGTTGTATAGTTTAAACATTGATATACAACTGTAAGTACCTTTTTCTTGCCTGGGCCCATCATAGTCGAATGCTTCCCCTTTCCTGAAAATCTTGAGTGTGGGGTAGCCAGAGATAGAGAACCGACTGCCCAGTCCTGTATGTACTGTAGCATCCACCTTAGCCAGAGGCACCGGGGGGTCAGCTGCCTTCAGGGTCTGAGCTGCTTTCTCATACTCAGGGGCGAGACTCTTACAGTGACCACACCTAGGGATCGAAAGAACATGATTAAAGGATCAGCTCATGAAaaaattgatatacatgtatatgtacatgtatgtacaaatccTAGGACATCCTAGGTTGCTGTGATAAAGTTGTGACACTCATAAGACATGCAACTTCGTCTATAATAACATTTACTGATTTTAGTTccgagaaagagaaaaaaaagcatttcacTACATGAAATTTTGGATCCCAATGAAATCCCTATGGTTGGTATTCAATGAAGCACTTAAACCCCAAATTTCAAATGCAGGTAACATGTTTTTTGCCCAAATATGTCTAATATCTTCTATTTTCAAGCTAAGATAAGTGTTGAACATTGGAGGAACACTCTGTGTATGACTTTTTCAAATATGCAACAATCTACTCACCAGGGTGCATAGAACTCCACCAAGATGATGTCTTTGTCAGGCACGACATCGTCAAAGTTTTCATCTGTCAGAACCAGAACCCCATTGTCTTCTTCCACgtcaacatcatcatcttcatcatcaacCTCCTCTCCATCATACTCCACTCCCTCATCCTCTGTCTCTTCTGGTACTTCAGCTTTCTCCTCTGTAATAAAGGATAGAAGTGCAGCATAAAACATACTGTCTGAGTGTTTCTATGACTGTGTGTGAATGAAACAAATGACCTACGATAGGGAGGTAAGTAATGTATCGTCTTTGTCAACTGCTAAGTACAATGTAACACCACCATCCCCTTTCACCTACCATTTAAGAGGTTAGTTTGATTACATTGtattagtactagtacatacagAATTTTTAAAGACCTAATTTCGTACTATGTAACATAGTACAAAATAAGGTCTTTGAAAATTACGGGAAGAATACTACCTTACAAGGAGGTCAAGAAATAGAAGTCCtctagtactagtagatttgtagaaaagaaaagaagaatgaCTGCATACTAAACcagtatttcatcaaaagtgtGTAAAACATTATAACCCTATGATTAACTTCATTAAGTTGGTTTTCATGATACAAAATGGAATTATTTCCAAAGCGTTGAACCATTTTTAACAATCAAATGGGAATGAATTATACTGAAATGTTGACATCAAAATCGGCTGATATAACTTCAATGTCATTCAGAATCCTGGACATGGTGCTCACAAAAGGCACCTCCCAGAAATGGTTACATGGAgtgctctgattggtccaaCTCAGCAACACATTCTTAGGGTTTGTTTTGCTATCAAACTCTGGTATCCGACTATCCACATGCTCTAACTGATCACCCCAAACTACGTTGTCTTTCTTCGAtttatgcacatgaaaatgttcaaaatgagcgtttatgatataaatatgcCCACTGCttaacacaaaatgtaagataaATTTGACATGTATACTTGTTGCCCCTCCCCTTTTGGCCTTACCTCTAAAAGCCCAGTGGTAGTTTTGCCCTTCATTGTGCGTATCACTTTATATCATGGGCATAATTTTACAGTCCTAGACTATTGATACAATAAATCCTGGTACTCGATAGTAATTTTGGAAACAATAAAAAAGCGTATTCgttctgtccttggttctgactCTAGCATGTTGCACACACGATTTAAGGTATCAAGATAGTTTTTAAACACATTCTACTGAACGGTTTCCAATAAAATTTACTACGTATACGCATGATATCATTGCCTACCTTGTGCCTCGTCTTCTGCTCTAACATGTACCCCATTTAGGAGTAATAAGACGAAAATCAGGCCGAAGACACGGGGAAACTTGAACGTTACCGCCATCTTGGAGGGTACCCTAATCCGGATCACTGATTTAAATCTCGTACGGTTCATGCGCTGACTAAAAGTAGTTCCAAACAATGCATTTTGAATTTTAAGAAAGATGATATTTGAAACGATGAAACGTGACTGAAATAACTTAATCAATGATTCAtaatatttctgtgtttctTATTGAAAATTTCTACAGGAATTTGGTAGTTGCGGATTGATTCTAAAGAATCAGAAAAGTTAAAAgttctgaccaatcacaggTTGCCATGTTCCACACACCACTCCAGCTGATACTTCCGGGTTCCCCGGGAACACGTGGCCTTGCGTGACAGTGAGGACGACTAGCGATCCATTTCATTTTTGCAGCGTACTTGTGAATGGTTGCTGCAGTAATAAATTTTGATCGCTAGTCGGTGCTTTTGATCCATCAAGAAATCGTAATAAGCTATGTCGTATGACAGCAAATGCTTCCTTCCGTGTGACGGGGACACACGGACCCATGAAAAACTTAAATCACCTGTCCCTTggccccttttcttttcattcgTAAAGCCAAAAAGATATTTCCCGGCAATTTTTCTATCCAACACAATATTTGATCAACTCAAACGTTGTTTTATTCAATTTTCTTACTAATTCAACATTCATACAACGTTATGTCAGTATTTTGTAATGTTATCGATAAGCAGCGTTTACATAGTTCACAGCCTCCTATACGTTGCTAAAATGACAATCTGCATGGTGTAATGAATCAAACAGTACATTGTGTGCAATTAATCAGCAAAATTGTTAGCTTTTGTCAGCCAAATTGGTCTAAAATGCCGTCCCTAATGTAATAGAGGAAGCACCAGAAATCAAATTCGGCGTCACCGTCAAGTTTAACTACCTTTCTGTTCCCTTAGGAGGATACATGTAAGTCATGACTATAACCCAGGGACAGGATTTAGGACAGCAAAAACTAAATGATCACTGTCATTAACTGGAGTTGGAATAAACGCATTCCGAAAGTCAAGCAAGAGCTTGAAGGGTTGGTAGCACTAACTTTGGTTCTGTTCGAGTGCGGATCTCTGCTACTTAATGTTAGATATTGGGACACcaatttctttattttacatAAATATTTGAGGATCACTGATAGGTACAAAGATATAACCTGCTTGATAGGTATTGCATCTCAAACACCTGTTTATGTGCCTCATAAATTGATTAACTTTCCCACTAAGTTGatcatttttttacaattgttgGCTCTTTTTGTTTTACTTAATTTATCGTATTGTCGTGCAATTTCGATTCTCCATAAAAGATCATATCATGAAATGCAAAAGTTGTCCAAAGTATGAGTCATCCAAATATTTCGTTTGCCAGCGCAGTGCAACTTTTACCACCTGTAGCTAGTCGTATTTTGAAGGGAAAAAACGATGAATAATTCCGCAAACAGCCCCTTCGCGTTGTTTACAACCATCCACCACAAAGAAACCCTTCTAATCAGCATAATTTGTTTGGGCAGTTGGCCAACTACTCCAAGAATAGTCCTCAATGACTTCACCCACGCGCGCATTGTGAGGAGAGCGTCACTTCCTGGGACCACCTCCTTATATGGGCATGGAGTCAATTTCCAACATCTGTCCAAGCGCGGATTTCAAAAACACAGAGCTATTTTACTTTCATTCGCTACACGACCCAATGCCTTATAATCCAATTAACGTGAAAACATTATCATTGTATCCAGAAACTGGATGATATTTGAACATTTCCTCATGCTAagcgttgtcatggtaacgaggGCACCCGTCAATGTTGCCCTATGACCTATGATGTCATTTTTCGCTCATTTGCATATGCAGCTGTGAGTCAACTTGTGGGCTTTTTCCAAGCAGACTCAGGCCACAACTTACTCATCGGACTTGTAAGGCGATGGTACAGGGTTAGATCGGTCCCTCGCCTTCCAGAGACTGCAACATGGAAGTTTTGAAACCTGTGAGTACAACAATTTCCTATTATTCGCCTAGTTTAACCACAGCGTGGGAAAGTGTCGGCATGCTGCATGCAAGTCGAGTTCTTCCGGTTTTTGTCCAGCCGAAGTTTTTGTCCTGTTCTTGACCATGACTTGTCTTACAACCGGAAGAAGGAAGTATGATTTTTACATGAATGGATGCCATACCTTAGATACATGAGACTATGCCCTGCAAATCGAAAGTCTGTCGTGAATTTAGTGCAATTCTTTCGAGAGTATGATTTCGTGTAGACTGTTTTGTTGTGGTGTGGTGTTTGGTGTAATTAACGTTCTTTCTCGGCGTGCGTGAGAAACTATCCATGCCTCCAGGCAGTGTTCCTTGTGTGGTATTCTCACTTCTCTGACCTCTCGACATAATGTGGACTAGATCTAGCTGTGGCTGTGAAAAGGAGGGAATATTGTTACCAGCATTTCACAGTGGCCGTTACTGAACTTCAAGTCGCGCCGTTTTCGGTCGATACACTATGTCAACATTTGCTTTGTCTCGCGCGGAGTTCAAATTTTTCTTGGCAGAAAATGTGCCTATTTTACTCCGCAATCTTTGTGATTAGGCATTAAGAGTGTCTGAATTTGGGATTTATTTCGGAATTTGCCGTAAGAATGTTTCACAGACTATGAAAGACGGGTTGAAAGGTAGTCTTACAACTtttcatggggaggggggcaagggtGTAGGATTTCTTCCATGTAGGTTTTGAATGAGAAAGCATCTTCGCACCTTTTGGGATTAATTACATGCAGCATAATTTTCATGGTGGATTTAGAAGCATTCCAACAATGTAGCAAAAAAAGAATGCAAACAGGACTCCTGTTGAATGGAGGTGTGAGAAACAGAACACAGACAATCATTGTAATTGTTGTGTTTAACACATAACTTTTATTATGTTGatttacaatcttttgttcggaGAGGGGTTTTGCAAGTATTGATTAAGTTTTCAAATGCTGATGCACACTTACTAGGACAgaattgatacatgtaacatgcttCATGTAGAATGTATTTGGTTACTAGTTACCTACGTGTACTTTGTCAATGTAACTGTAACTTTATAACGTTATCTGCAGTGATAGCAATGTAGTGTGTAGTTAAAGAACCAACGTTATATAAATCTGAAAATACTTACTAAAAACATATATGGTACAACCAATCATGGAAATAGACAAGCCTTTATGGTCCCCTATTTGGACATCACACTAAAATGCAATGCTGTCAAGTATCATAGCTTATTCTTCATACAGGAAGGCACCAAAAGAGCTGGTGGACTTTGTGTGCTAAGACTGTAACATTTAACAGACATAAGAAACTGCTGTCAGTGTCAAAGTTAAACAGTGATATCACATTCACATTGGGACAAGTCAATTTCTATCTGCTGCACTGGTTGCTTTATAATTATTCTCTGCTTGCACACCATCCTTCTTAGTTTACATAAAACGTGATAGTCGCTGCCATCGGATCAGCCTTAACCAAGCAAGTTGTGTACAtagaaaatatttgcatttgCTGGAACCTGATGAGCTATCGCTATTAGACACCTCACACTGCATGAAACTTCTCATGGAGCAATTTCACTTAAGTCATTGCATGAGACTTCTTGTGCCTGTCTTCATACTACTTAGATTACACAAACAATTTATGGAGCAATACTTGTTATTTCTTTGTACACGTaagttgtatactagtattttgtatcttaaagtctaaaaattacttttgcTTCTGACACTGATATCATAGCATGAATTGATATGTCATCTTTTAACTTCAagtgtaacatgcattggcataataccggtagtaagacttataccggtagattcaaaatactggaacttaaagagatctacacatgcaacaatagttatttctgagctgtgcacacttcagacatctaggtgtccaatacatcatttacaaagcatcgataacaatgcattcgaagacaacaaggccaaaagttttcagtatctttttcggggtaggcagctcgtcgtgggacgaacacactgtcacattcattgccaaatttatagatcataattacacatgctcacggcacaagacaaacatgattcaacaacaatcttgaatttatGTTGGTGACcaacaactcatgtaaaagtgtgaagaaccgttgcataatagcccggatctatgactgaatgggcaaaattgaacgtacgcagccattttcccgccatttttatatctacgctagcagtgaagtgttacgtcatagcggttgtgacggacagaagttaaatgaaaattcttgacagtatacgtccgttttctcatgacattttgtatgctcatgcaggtttatgttttatgcatttactgacagaaaaggaaggaacatcagaggatgtataaatgtacatagcggcagttaattgtgccgtgtttcttcctaccggtattttttaccccctcccaaccacgcgcccgttcgccgtgtaatttcgcggcgtgttacaattacaatattacgcttttagcaggacaagagtggcagaaaagttacacagaagaagtggcaagggtaacctataacagcaacatgtaactggagaaaatgatgcgttgacaatgtgtcaaatcagtatggctagagaaatcgtcgtaaacgtaccggtattatgataatagatgttaaatcTTCTATCACAGTTGCATAACTAACAAAACATAAACTGTTTCATCTGCAAATTTTGCATTTCTGAAATGCATGCACAGTGTAGCAAACTTCCTtagaaaacacaaaacattctACATAATTGCTCTCCTGCATTTTTGTCAGGTGAGGTACCTGTACCCTATCGGAAAGATATTGTCTAACAGCAATGAGATCATGGTATTTAGCTGATCACCCCCCTAAGGGCCATAACCTTCTACCTAAACAGGTGAAAAGATAAATTGTTTTTCAACAGGTAgctgtgtttgtataatgtatcaTGATCACATCGACTTGTTATCTGAGTTGGGTAATCGGGGTTATGTTGTGGGGTGACAAAGGTCAAGTCAGTGACATGTTTGGAAGGTGAGAATGTTTTTCACCTGGTATTTACACACCTGTGCTGCACAGGTGATGTCATGCGTCTATTTCGAGGTAGCGTCAGGTTCCACAACAATTACGGTTGGTAGTTGTATGTACTTAGTTGTGTCATTGTCAACAAGGTTTGTCAATAAATGATGTCATGCTGTTTTTGTAGAGTAAGCAACTTTGTTACAATTTGGCCATACAG
Coding sequences within it:
- the LOC118424588 gene encoding protein disulfide-isomerase A4-like isoform X1, whose protein sequence is MNRTRFKSVIRIRVPSKMAVTFKFPRVFGLIFVLLLLNGVHVRAEDEAQEEKAEVPEETEDEGVEYDGEEVDDEDDDVDVEEDNGVLVLTDENFDDVVPDKDIILVEFYAPWCGHCKSLAPEYEKAAQTLKAADPPVPLAKVDATVHTGLGSRFSISGYPTLKIFRKGEAFDYDGPRQEKGIVDYMKEQSDPNWEPPPEAVVTLTEENFDEFVNENAITLVEFYAPWCGHCKKLAPEFEKAAQFLKDQDPPILLGKVDATQETDLGKRFDVSGYPTLKIFRKGQAYDYKGPREERGIISHMIDQSGPSSEEYKNLKALKNFVTTDAVIVGFFENDQDPLFKTYLDSGNDLREAYEFGHTFDAETRAFYKVNPGSVAIIQPEKFQSKYEPKIRIFDKADATVQDLQDWYKDNIRPLVGELTTLNENRRYGEARPLVVVFYDVDFSFEYKEATQIWRRKVLEVAKDHRDLTFAIAKEDHHQSKLKELELDDSGEEVNVGIYDKNKKYRMEPDEFSEDVLREFVEAFKNGEVKPVIKSQPVPKKQGAVTTVVGKNFEKVVMDKSKDVLIEFYAPWCGHCKKLEPAYKELGKKYKNSKDLVIAKMDATANDVPVDAFEVQGFPTIYFAKKNDKKNPMKFDGNRDLDGFVKFLEEHATVSLGMAKEEL